The following nucleotide sequence is from Cryptococcus neoformans var. grubii H99 chromosome 5, complete sequence.
TTGACAGTCTTTTGAGATGCGGGGATGGCGGCAGTGATGAATTCACGCTcgggggagaagaagaaaccgTTGTAGAGGATTTGAGAGAGTTGGGTGGTAACGAATTGGTCTCGGAGGGCTCGGACGTTTCGGTCGAGGGTCAAACCTTCGAGGTCCATGTGGGCAGCTCGGAGGATGGTAGCAGCGGGAGACTCGTAGCATCCTCGAGACTTGACACCGATAAATCGGTTCTCGACAATGTCGATTCGGCCGACACCGTGCCTCCTAGCAAGAGCGTTGAGGGTAAGGAAAATGTCCACAGAGTCGGTCACAGTGTTGCCGTCAGCAGGGAAAGTAACCTTGACGGGGAGACCCTTGGCGAACTCAATATGAACTCGCTCGGGAGCATCGGGAGCCTTCTCGGGGGAGACAGTAAGCTTCCACATGTCATCGGGGGGAGTCTGGTTGGGGTCCTCAAGGATACCGGCCTCGTAAGAGATGTGGAAGAGGTTCTCGTCTATACATGCTATCAGCGGGGGTAATCAATCTGTAACAGGAAAAAATAGCTCACCAGTAGACCAGGGCTTGGCAGCGGTCTGGGTGACCGGAATACCGTTCTTGGCGGCGTACTCGAGCAAAGCGGATCGACCGTCGAATCGCTCGTAGAATTCGGGCAATCGCCAGGGAGCAATGACCTTAATGTTGGGGGCGAGACCGTAAAAGGCGAGCTCGAATCGGACCTGGTCGTTACCTTTGCCGGTACAACCGTGAGAGACAAAGTCGCAACCCTCCTTGACGGCGGCCTCGATCATGCCTCGGGCGATAACGGGACGGGCAAGGGAAGTACCGAGGAGGTAAACGTTCTCATAGATAGCGTTACATTGAACGGCGGCTGGATTTAGAGCGTCAGATGATGGTTGGTTTTTGATGGACAGTACGGATACTGACGGTAAATGAGCTCCTCAACAAACTCTCGCTTCAAGTCGGCAAGATGGAAACCGACAGCACCACACTGCATAGCCTTGGCACGAGCAGCCTCAAAGTCCTCCTCCTGACCAACATCAGCCATATAGGCAACGACTTCATAACCTTGCTCGATAAGCCA
It contains:
- a CDS encoding argininosuccinate synthase encodes the protein MVATGEKKGKVILAYSGGLDTSCILLWLIEQGYEVVAYMADVGQEEDFEAARAKAMQCGAVGFHLADLKREFVEELIYPAVQCNAIYENVYLLGTSLARPVIARGMIEAAVKEGCDFVSHGCTGKGNDQVRFELAFYGLAPNIKVIAPWRLPEFYERFDGRSALLEYAAKNGIPVTQTAAKPWSTDENLFHISYEAGILEDPNQTPPDDMWKLTVSPEKAPDAPERVHIEFAKGLPVKVTFPADGNTVTDSVDIFLTLNALARRHGVGRIDIVENRFIGVKSRGCYESPAATILRAAHMDLEGLTLDRNVRALRDQFVTTQLSQILYNGFFFSPEREFITAAIPASQKTVNGVVRLKLYKGNVVVEGRDADEGLYDAKFTSMDEMGGFEPTATSGFIEISSIRIKAWGRANIKRGQDGVAPKDVYHREN